One window of the Chitinophaga niabensis genome contains the following:
- the argC gene encoding N-acetyl-gamma-glutamyl-phosphate reductase: MGTSNKKRAGIIGGAGYTGGETIRLLLNHPDVELAFVHSRSNVGNPLYAVHSDLLGETDLQFTGEILGDVDVIFLCLGHGESVKFLESNDIPAAVRIIDLSQDFRLGESVKGRMFVYGLPEWHRDEIKKASNIANPGCFATGIQLGLLPLAKAGLLNEVHTTGITGSTGAGQSLQSTSHFTWRANNISTYKVLTHQHLKEIRRTLQALQPAYSGALNFVPVRGDFPRGIWVTSYLECALSLEEAYELYTKYYEDHPFTHVSLKQIDLKQVVNTNKCIIQLEKVDGKLVIHSIEDNLIKGASGQAVQNMNLILGLEETAGLKLKSIVF, translated from the coding sequence ATGGGAACTTCAAATAAGAAAAGGGCAGGCATTATTGGCGGGGCAGGTTACACAGGCGGAGAAACCATCCGGTTACTGTTAAACCACCCTGATGTGGAACTGGCATTTGTGCACAGCCGCAGTAATGTAGGCAATCCTTTATACGCTGTTCATAGTGATCTGCTGGGTGAAACAGATCTGCAATTCACAGGAGAGATCCTGGGAGATGTAGATGTGATCTTCCTTTGCCTGGGTCATGGTGAATCTGTGAAGTTCCTCGAAAGCAACGATATTCCTGCCGCTGTAAGGATCATTGATCTCAGCCAGGATTTTCGTTTGGGCGAAAGTGTGAAAGGCAGAATGTTTGTATACGGTTTGCCGGAGTGGCACAGGGACGAAATTAAAAAAGCATCAAACATTGCTAACCCAGGTTGTTTTGCTACGGGCATTCAACTAGGTCTTCTGCCATTGGCGAAAGCAGGTTTGCTGAATGAAGTACATACTACCGGCATTACCGGTTCTACGGGAGCAGGACAAAGCTTACAATCCACCTCCCACTTTACCTGGAGGGCGAATAATATTTCTACTTACAAAGTGCTCACGCACCAGCATCTGAAGGAGATACGACGAACTTTGCAGGCGCTCCAGCCTGCCTATTCAGGAGCGCTCAACTTTGTACCCGTACGTGGGGATTTTCCACGGGGTATCTGGGTCACTTCATATCTGGAATGCGCATTGTCACTGGAAGAGGCTTACGAATTATACACTAAGTATTACGAAGATCATCCTTTCACACATGTGAGCCTGAAACAAATTGATCTGAAACAGGTGGTGAACACCAATAAATGCATCATCCAACTGGAAAAAGTGGATGGCAAACTGGTGATCCATTCTATTGAGGACAATCTGATAAAAGGTGCATCAGGACAAGCAGTACAGAATATGAACCTGATACTGGGGCTGGAAGAAACAGCCGGGTTGAAGCTCAAATCCATCGTGTTCTAA
- the argG gene encoding argininosuccinate synthase, which yields MKKVVLGFSGGLDTSYCVKYLSEEKGYEVHSVIVNTGGFSAEELQEIEKRAYSLGVKSHKTVDAVRSYYDKVIRYLIFGNVLKNNTYPLSVSAERMSQALAIAEYVKEVGADAVAHGSTGAGNDQVRFDMIFHIMIPGVEIITPIRDLKLSREEEIAYLQAKGVQVNFEKAMYSINKGIWGTSVGGKETLTSNGMLPEHAWPTQLTKNEPEQVELSFEKGELLGVNDKKFSHPAEAIQYLQTLAGAFAIGRDIHVGDTIIGIKGRVGFEAAAPMVILKAHHALEKHVLTKWQLSWKDQLAQFYGNWMHEGQILDPVMRDIEAFLQNSQQHVTGKVFVTLLPYRFQVTGISSAFDLMSSKFGKYGEMNQGWSGEDVRGFSKIFGNQTMIWNQVNEENK from the coding sequence ATGAAAAAAGTTGTACTGGGTTTTAGCGGCGGGCTTGATACCTCTTATTGTGTAAAATATCTTTCTGAAGAGAAGGGGTATGAAGTGCACTCCGTGATCGTGAATACGGGTGGTTTTTCTGCTGAAGAATTGCAGGAGATCGAGAAACGCGCCTACAGTCTGGGTGTGAAAAGTCACAAGACAGTAGATGCGGTTCGCTCTTATTATGATAAAGTGATCCGGTACCTCATTTTCGGAAACGTGTTAAAGAACAATACTTATCCGCTGAGCGTAAGTGCTGAACGGATGAGCCAGGCCCTCGCCATTGCAGAATATGTAAAGGAAGTAGGAGCGGATGCCGTAGCACATGGCAGTACCGGTGCGGGTAACGACCAGGTTCGTTTTGATATGATCTTTCATATCATGATCCCCGGTGTGGAGATCATCACACCTATCCGTGATCTGAAGCTGAGCAGGGAAGAAGAGATTGCTTATCTCCAGGCTAAAGGTGTGCAGGTGAATTTTGAAAAGGCGATGTACTCTATCAACAAAGGTATCTGGGGTACGTCTGTAGGTGGAAAGGAAACGCTTACCTCCAATGGTATGTTGCCGGAACATGCATGGCCTACACAATTAACGAAAAACGAACCTGAGCAGGTAGAACTTTCTTTTGAGAAAGGTGAACTGCTGGGTGTGAACGATAAAAAATTCTCTCATCCCGCGGAAGCGATCCAGTACCTGCAAACACTGGCAGGTGCATTTGCTATCGGCAGGGACATACATGTGGGCGATACCATCATTGGTATTAAAGGCCGTGTGGGTTTTGAAGCCGCAGCACCCATGGTGATCTTGAAAGCACACCATGCGCTGGAAAAACATGTGCTTACAAAATGGCAGCTGAGCTGGAAAGATCAGCTGGCGCAATTCTACGGTAACTGGATGCATGAAGGCCAGATCCTGGATCCTGTGATGCGCGACATCGAAGCATTCCTGCAAAACAGCCAGCAGCATGTAACCGGTAAAGTATTTGTGACCCTGTTGCCATACCGCTTCCAGGTGACCGGTATCTCTTCTGCTTTTGATCTGATGAGCAGCAAGTTTGGCAAATACGGAGAGATGAACCAGGGCTGGAGTGGAGAAGATGTACGTGGTTTCAGCAAGATCTTTGGTAATCAAACAATGATCTGGAACCAGGTGAACGAAGAAAATAAATAA
- a CDS encoding GNAT family N-acetyltransferase produces the protein MENKDIIVRAATADDKHYAKTITDEMEASAKARGTGIAKRSPEYVQLKMDEGKAVIALTASGDWVGFCYIEAWGHEKFVANSGLIVNPAFRGHGVAKAIKEKIFELSRKKYPDAKIFGLTTGLAVMKINSDLGYEPVTYSELTDDEEFWKGCQSCVNFDVLTSKKRTNCLCTAMLYDPVEKEKEAQEKAEAEKNKLVVTLNGNIHEQRKKRRFKENFSLFERWLRFKKYVLLKAVRKNGGSGAAGTSKKRFFFGWL, from the coding sequence TTGGAAAATAAGGATATAATCGTTAGGGCAGCTACTGCCGACGATAAGCATTATGCTAAAACCATCACTGACGAAATGGAAGCTTCTGCAAAAGCCCGGGGAACCGGAATTGCAAAACGTTCTCCCGAATACGTGCAGCTGAAGATGGATGAAGGTAAAGCAGTAATTGCACTCACCGCGTCTGGCGACTGGGTTGGATTCTGTTATATTGAGGCCTGGGGTCATGAAAAGTTCGTGGCCAACTCCGGTCTTATTGTGAACCCTGCTTTCCGTGGCCATGGTGTTGCCAAGGCTATCAAGGAAAAGATCTTCGAACTCTCCCGTAAAAAATATCCGGATGCCAAGATCTTTGGTCTTACTACAGGACTTGCTGTAATGAAGATCAATTCCGATCTGGGTTATGAGCCGGTTACCTATTCTGAACTTACAGATGATGAAGAGTTCTGGAAAGGTTGCCAGAGCTGTGTGAACTTTGACGTGCTCACCAGCAAAAAACGTACGAACTGCCTTTGTACTGCTATGCTGTATGATCCCGTGGAAAAGGAAAAAGAAGCGCAGGAGAAAGCAGAAGCAGAAAAGAACAAGCTGGTGGTTACACTAAATGGTAACATACACGAACAAAGGAAGAAGCGTAGATTTAAGGAGAATTTTTCGCTGTTTGAAAGATGGCTGCGGTTCAAAAAATATGTACTGTTAAAAGCTGTCAGGAAAAACGGAGGAAGCGGTGCTGCCGGTACTTCTAAAAAGCGGTTTTTCTTTGGATGGTTGTGA
- a CDS encoding alpha-L-fucosidase: MRKVALFLLLCSFTKAWAQPEIKPYGALPSAAQLKWQKLEYYMFIHFGPNTFTDKEWGHGDEDPKVFNPTQLDARQWARTAKNAGMKGIIITAKHHDGFCLWPSAYSKHTVRESAWKNGKGDVLAELSAACKEYGLLFGVYLSPWDRNHPAYGTPEYNQIFANQLKEAHTKYGDVFEQWFDGANGEGPNGKKQVYDWPLFEGTVTKIHPNVIFFSDAGPGCRWIGNENGFAGTTMWSTLNRKEFAPGMSGIQQILNKGQEDGTDWVPGEADVSIRPGWFYSPSTDDKVKTLPWLLDIYYGSVGRNANLLLNVPVDRRGLIHKNDSLRLMELRKVLDESFKTNLAVRARTAATNTRPLSPLTSAAYLTDNNPNTYWATAEGQLQGVITLSFEKAVTFNRVELQEFIALGQRVKAFSVSVLDGKEYREIANETTIGYKRILRLPNTTTKSVRISILDAKASPVISEVKLFRAPELLADPVIKRDKAGMVTITSASTDPVFYYTTNGTEPTTASAKFTKAFSFPQSGTIKAKAFIDNGKKSGATITTRFDLAPSSWSSEAAKAIDGDPGTFWISEQGSNYPHEVLVDMGSVTAVKGFTYTPRERGGIIYTFAFYLSQDGKNWGAPVAKGSFANILNSPVKQTITLYQPVQARYFKLVAVAPADEKETRAAVGEIGVF, encoded by the coding sequence ATGAGAAAAGTAGCTTTATTCCTCCTGTTATGTAGTTTCACGAAAGCATGGGCACAACCAGAGATCAAGCCTTACGGCGCTTTGCCTTCAGCTGCACAGCTGAAATGGCAGAAACTGGAGTATTACATGTTTATTCACTTTGGCCCGAATACCTTTACGGATAAGGAATGGGGGCATGGTGATGAAGATCCGAAAGTTTTCAATCCTACCCAGCTGGATGCCCGCCAATGGGCGCGCACAGCAAAAAATGCCGGTATGAAAGGTATTATCATCACGGCTAAACACCATGATGGTTTTTGCCTCTGGCCCAGTGCATACAGTAAACATACGGTAAGAGAAAGTGCCTGGAAGAACGGCAAGGGAGATGTGCTGGCTGAATTGTCTGCTGCATGTAAGGAGTATGGATTGCTCTTCGGTGTTTATTTGTCTCCCTGGGACCGTAACCATCCTGCTTACGGCACACCGGAGTACAATCAGATCTTCGCCAACCAGTTGAAAGAAGCACATACCAAATATGGTGATGTTTTCGAGCAATGGTTTGATGGCGCAAATGGAGAAGGCCCTAATGGTAAAAAACAAGTGTACGACTGGCCGCTGTTTGAAGGCACGGTTACAAAAATACATCCTAATGTGATCTTCTTTAGTGATGCTGGCCCCGGTTGCCGCTGGATCGGTAATGAGAATGGTTTTGCAGGTACTACTATGTGGAGCACACTGAACAGGAAAGAGTTTGCACCTGGTATGAGTGGCATTCAGCAGATCTTAAATAAAGGGCAGGAAGATGGAACAGACTGGGTTCCGGGAGAAGCTGATGTTTCTATCCGGCCGGGATGGTTCTACAGTCCTTCTACAGATGATAAAGTGAAAACATTACCCTGGCTGCTGGATATCTATTATGGTTCCGTTGGGCGTAATGCCAATCTGCTGCTGAATGTTCCGGTGGACCGCCGCGGGCTGATCCACAAGAACGATTCTTTGCGTTTGATGGAGCTGCGGAAAGTGCTGGATGAATCTTTCAAAACCAACCTGGCAGTGCGTGCACGTACTGCTGCTACCAATACCCGTCCACTGAGTCCTTTAACCAGTGCGGCTTACCTCACAGATAATAATCCCAATACTTATTGGGCAACTGCTGAAGGGCAATTGCAGGGAGTGATCACGCTGAGCTTTGAAAAGGCGGTTACTTTCAACCGGGTGGAACTGCAGGAATTTATTGCGCTGGGCCAGCGGGTAAAGGCTTTCAGCGTGAGTGTGCTGGATGGAAAGGAGTATCGTGAGATCGCGAATGAAACAACCATCGGTTACAAACGTATTTTAAGATTACCGAATACAACTACTAAAAGTGTACGCATCAGCATCCTGGATGCTAAGGCCAGTCCTGTTATCAGTGAAGTGAAGCTGTTCAGGGCACCTGAGTTGCTGGCTGATCCTGTTATTAAAAGGGATAAAGCGGGCATGGTAACTATTACCAGTGCTTCTACGGATCCTGTTTTCTACTATACAACAAATGGTACGGAACCTACTACGGCATCTGCCAAATTCACAAAAGCATTTTCTTTCCCGCAAAGCGGTACCATCAAGGCGAAGGCCTTTATTGATAATGGTAAGAAGTCCGGCGCAACGATAACTACCCGTTTTGACCTGGCTCCATCTTCCTGGAGCAGTGAGGCTGCAAAGGCAATAGACGGAGATCCCGGTACTTTCTGGATCAGCGAGCAGGGGAGTAATTATCCGCATGAGGTGCTGGTGGATATGGGAAGTGTTACAGCCGTGAAGGGTTTTACCTACACACCAAGAGAAAGAGGGGGTATTATCTATACTTTCGCATTTTACCTGAGCCAGGATGGCAAAAACTGGGGAGCGCCTGTGGCGAAAGGAAGTTTTGCCAATATCCTGAACAGCCCGGTGAAGCAAACGATAACGCTCTATCAACCAGTACAGGCGCGGTATTTCAAGCTGGTGGCGGTTGCTCCGGCTGATGAGAAGGAGACGCGTGCGGCGGTTGGGGAGATTGGGGTATTTTAA
- a CDS encoding Gfo/Idh/MocA family protein: MNKHLHRRKFIRNSVAAGVGLSLLNSPAMLFAAEKKEKVRVGLIGVGARGIDHLDLCLRRSDVDVVAIADPDTDYAIPKCRDLIQKHYGAKRKVAEYTNGPEDFRNLLKRSDIDAVIIASPWEWHSIQAIAAMRAGKTPAVEVCGAADIQECWELVNTSEATGIPLFGMENVNYRRDVLAVLNMVRQGLFGELLHLQGGYQHDLRAVKFNDGKQLYGGGVEFGEKGLSEAKWRTNHSVHRNGDLYPTHGLGPVNNMININRGNRLLSLTSVATKSRGLHKYIVEHPQGGPNHPNAKVEFKLGDVVSTLIKTNNGESILLSHDTNLPRPYSLNFRVQGTNGLWMDDFDSIHIEGKSKAHAWEKTGDPNDASSYMAKYDHPLWKKYANDASGAGHGGMDWFVINSFIESIKRGTPYQMDVYDLATWYAITPLSEQSIQEGGTVQYIPDFTRGRWINRKPNFALDGEY; encoded by the coding sequence ATGAATAAGCACTTGCATCGTAGAAAGTTCATCAGGAACAGCGTAGCAGCAGGTGTGGGCCTTTCTCTTTTGAATTCGCCTGCCATGCTTTTTGCCGCTGAGAAAAAAGAAAAAGTAAGGGTTGGCCTGATAGGTGTCGGCGCCCGTGGTATTGATCATCTCGATCTCTGTCTCCGCCGCAGCGATGTAGACGTAGTAGCCATCGCAGACCCGGATACTGATTATGCCATTCCCAAATGCCGGGACCTGATCCAGAAACATTATGGCGCAAAAAGAAAAGTGGCTGAATACACCAACGGCCCGGAAGATTTCCGCAACCTGTTAAAACGTTCGGACATTGATGCCGTGATCATTGCCTCTCCATGGGAATGGCACAGCATTCAGGCCATTGCAGCCATGAGGGCCGGCAAAACACCTGCTGTGGAAGTTTGCGGCGCAGCAGACATACAGGAATGCTGGGAACTGGTGAATACTTCTGAAGCCACCGGTATTCCTTTATTCGGCATGGAAAATGTAAACTATCGCAGGGATGTATTGGCTGTACTGAACATGGTACGCCAGGGACTCTTTGGAGAATTGCTGCATCTGCAGGGAGGTTATCAGCACGATCTCCGTGCCGTAAAATTCAATGATGGCAAACAGCTCTATGGCGGTGGTGTGGAGTTTGGCGAAAAAGGCCTCTCTGAAGCCAAATGGCGCACCAACCATTCCGTACATCGTAATGGCGATCTGTATCCCACCCATGGTCTCGGCCCGGTGAACAACATGATCAATATCAACCGCGGTAACCGTTTACTGTCCCTCACTTCAGTAGCTACCAAATCCCGCGGCCTGCATAAATATATTGTAGAACACCCACAGGGTGGCCCTAATCACCCTAACGCCAAAGTTGAATTTAAACTCGGCGATGTGGTGAGCACCCTCATCAAAACCAACAATGGCGAAAGTATCCTGCTGTCTCACGACACCAACCTCCCTCGCCCCTATTCCCTGAACTTCCGCGTACAGGGTACTAACGGTCTCTGGATGGATGATTTTGATTCCATTCATATCGAAGGAAAAAGCAAAGCCCACGCCTGGGAAAAAACCGGCGATCCCAACGATGCCAGCAGTTACATGGCTAAATACGATCACCCGCTCTGGAAGAAATATGCCAATGATGCTTCCGGCGCAGGCCACGGAGGTATGGACTGGTTCGTGATCAACTCCTTCATAGAATCCATCAAACGCGGCACTCCTTATCAAATGGATGTGTATGACCTGGCCACCTGGTATGCCATCACTCCCCTGAGTGAGCAATCCATCCAGGAAGGCGGTACCGTTCAATATATCCCTGACTTTACAAGAGGCCGGTGGATCAACCGTAAACCAAACTTTGCGCTGGACGGGGAATATTAG
- the galK gene encoding galactokinase translates to MIAQVKEEFHRLFGKDPLIVSSPGRINLIGEHTDYNEGFVLPAAIDKKIVYAIALNGTNTCNAYALFNNEKVSFPLENIKPTAGWINYLLGVVYQLQQQGHEIKGFDCVITGNIPIGAGMSSSAAVEGGLVVGLDHLLGLGIGRMAMAKVGQLAEHTFPGVKCGIMDQFANLHGKKDRVMLLDCRSLEFQYFPFEFSRDYKIVLVNSMVHHSLASSEYNVRRAQCEEGVKILQEFFPDINSLRNVTPEQVEQYKHKLSPKVYDRCLYVTQENERVTKACAHLQKNELKEAGALMYASHEGLSKLYEVSCPELDFLANLAKEREEVAGARMMGGGFGGCTINLVRMDKVDEFISFVQTRYQEHYGKIPEVYVTSIEDGTKVEA, encoded by the coding sequence ATGATCGCGCAAGTTAAGGAAGAATTCCACCGTTTATTTGGGAAGGACCCATTGATCGTAAGCTCTCCCGGCAGGATTAACCTGATCGGAGAACATACTGACTATAATGAAGGTTTTGTATTGCCCGCTGCTATTGATAAAAAGATAGTGTATGCCATTGCTCTGAATGGCACCAATACCTGTAACGCATATGCCCTTTTCAATAATGAAAAGGTGTCTTTTCCCCTGGAGAATATCAAACCTACAGCGGGTTGGATCAACTACCTGCTGGGAGTTGTTTACCAGCTTCAGCAACAGGGGCATGAGATAAAAGGCTTTGATTGTGTGATCACGGGCAATATTCCCATTGGCGCAGGCATGAGTAGTTCTGCTGCTGTGGAGGGAGGTCTGGTAGTGGGTTTGGATCATTTACTGGGTTTAGGCATCGGCCGTATGGCTATGGCTAAAGTGGGTCAGCTGGCGGAGCATACTTTCCCGGGTGTAAAATGCGGGATTATGGACCAGTTTGCTAACCTGCATGGTAAAAAGGACAGGGTGATGCTCCTGGATTGCCGCAGCCTGGAGTTCCAGTATTTCCCCTTTGAGTTTTCCCGGGATTATAAGATTGTACTGGTGAATTCCATGGTGCACCATTCCCTGGCCTCTTCAGAGTATAATGTACGCCGGGCGCAATGTGAGGAAGGAGTTAAGATCCTCCAGGAGTTCTTCCCGGATATCAATAGCCTGCGTAATGTAACACCGGAGCAGGTGGAGCAATATAAACATAAATTATCTCCCAAGGTATATGACCGCTGCCTGTATGTAACGCAGGAGAATGAGCGGGTAACAAAAGCCTGTGCGCATCTTCAAAAGAATGAACTGAAAGAAGCCGGAGCTTTGATGTATGCATCTCATGAAGGATTGAGCAAACTGTACGAGGTAAGCTGTCCTGAGCTGGATTTCTTAGCCAACCTGGCAAAAGAGCGGGAAGAGGTAGCAGGAGCCCGTATGATGGGAGGAGGTTTTGGAGGTTGTACCATTAACCTGGTAAGGATGGATAAGGTGGATGAGTTTATCTCCTTTGTGCAAACCCGTTACCAAGAACATTATGGTAAGATCCCGGAGGTGTATGTGACCTCCATTGAGGATGGAACGAAAGTTGAAGCGTAA
- a CDS encoding sugar MFS transporter, with product MTSKTATLAAPQEGGYKQAMIIIGGLFFVFGFVTWLNGALIPFLQIACELTVSQALMVTLAFYMAYFFLSIPSSFILNKTGFKNGMALGLVVMAVGSLIFIPAANSRNFTMFLTGLFVQGAGLSLLQTASNPYISVVGPIESAAKRISIMGICNKVAGALSPLILSTIVLKNASALEEQIKAATDATLKAQLLDDLAGRVIPPYIVMAVILLILAFFLKRSSLPEINTDGDDSATGAAPARSSVFAYPYLFLGVLCIFMYVGVEVMAGDVIGTYGKALGMSLDKTKYFTSFTLVAMLVGYIIGIATIPKIISQDMGLRISAILGVLFTFGAYFTDGNLAVTFIALLGLANALMWPAIFPLAIDGLGKYTKIGSAFLIMGIAGGAILPQIYTGLFDPEGMFSFLYSSSIDFRHAFLYCMVPCYLYILFFALAGHKLGKARAK from the coding sequence ATGACAAGTAAAACCGCTACTCTGGCCGCTCCGCAAGAAGGAGGGTATAAGCAGGCTATGATCATCATCGGAGGTTTATTCTTCGTTTTTGGTTTTGTTACCTGGCTTAATGGCGCACTTATTCCATTTCTACAGATCGCCTGTGAACTAACTGTATCCCAGGCCTTAATGGTTACTTTGGCCTTTTACATGGCTTATTTCTTTTTATCTATTCCTTCATCTTTCATTCTTAACAAAACAGGATTCAAGAACGGGATGGCACTTGGTTTAGTGGTGATGGCCGTAGGCTCACTTATTTTTATTCCAGCAGCCAATAGCCGGAACTTTACCATGTTCCTGACCGGATTATTTGTTCAGGGGGCAGGACTTTCCTTATTGCAAACGGCTTCTAACCCATATATCAGTGTAGTAGGCCCTATTGAAAGTGCAGCTAAACGCATTAGCATCATGGGGATCTGTAATAAAGTAGCAGGTGCCCTCAGCCCGTTGATCCTCAGTACCATCGTATTAAAAAATGCGAGTGCATTGGAAGAACAGATCAAAGCGGCAACAGATGCTACCTTGAAAGCACAGTTACTGGATGATCTGGCCGGAAGGGTTATTCCTCCTTATATTGTAATGGCAGTTATATTGTTGATACTGGCTTTCTTCCTGAAACGTTCTTCTTTACCTGAGATCAATACAGATGGTGATGATAGCGCAACTGGTGCAGCCCCGGCAAGAAGCAGTGTGTTTGCTTATCCTTACCTCTTCCTGGGTGTGCTTTGCATTTTTATGTATGTAGGTGTGGAAGTAATGGCTGGTGATGTGATCGGTACTTATGGTAAAGCACTGGGGATGAGCCTGGACAAAACCAAATACTTCACTTCTTTCACCCTGGTAGCGATGCTGGTAGGGTATATTATTGGTATTGCCACTATTCCTAAGATCATCAGCCAGGATATGGGGCTCCGTATCTCTGCGATCCTGGGTGTGCTATTCACTTTCGGTGCTTATTTTACGGATGGTAACCTGGCTGTAACTTTCATTGCGTTGCTGGGTTTAGCCAATGCATTGATGTGGCCCGCAATTTTCCCGCTGGCAATTGATGGTTTGGGCAAGTATACAAAGATCGGTTCTGCTTTCCTGATCATGGGTATTGCGGGAGGAGCTATCCTGCCACAGATTTATACAGGATTATTTGACCCTGAAGGAATGTTCAGCTTCCTGTACAGCAGCAGTATCGATTTCAGACATGCCTTCCTGTATTGCATGGTGCCCTGCTATCTATACATTTTATTCTTTGCACTGGCAGGGCATAAACTGGGTAAAGCACGCGCAAAATAA
- a CDS encoding MFS transporter, with translation MSQQTKQGTHPTFFVLVLVFFFWGFVAASNSILIPFCKKHFDLTQIQSQLVDFAFYGAYFVGSLILYLLSALKGVDILNRIGFKKGIIYGLLLSGVGAGITIAAVNVGLGMEDKTSAFYLFLGAYFIIALGFSLQQTAANPFAILLGDPAKGSHRLNFAGGVNSFGTTIGPLVISILLFGRAADAAASSGDTDISKINVLYIVLVCLFLAAAGIFAITKMPKGTEDDHFENSSKATRSLIGIAAMFILITIGISQEKPLPFFIAGIVGILGILFYSQISARKSSGEGWGAMKYPQLIMGMIAIFVYVGVEVSVGSNMGELLKKPGFLTMDGLKESEIDPYIALFWGGLMVGRWTGAISVFNISKSTRQILSVIVPFVAYGVILAVNHFKGNDITKLYPFAICIAIQILGFFYGQDKPAKTLMTFGIMGTAAMIVGLFTEGQVATFAFISGGLFCSVMWPCIFSLSIAGLGKYTGQASSFLIMMILGGALIPPVQGGLVDIEEIGIHMSYIVPVICFAYLAFFAIRVKSILKSQGIDYESAISGGH, from the coding sequence ATGTCTCAGCAAACCAAGCAAGGCACCCATCCCACGTTTTTTGTACTCGTTCTTGTATTCTTCTTCTGGGGATTTGTTGCAGCGTCTAACAGTATCTTGATTCCCTTTTGTAAAAAACATTTCGACCTTACGCAGATCCAATCTCAGTTGGTTGACTTTGCATTCTATGGTGCCTACTTTGTTGGTTCCCTCATCCTCTATCTGTTGTCTGCTTTAAAAGGCGTGGACATCCTGAACAGGATAGGTTTTAAGAAAGGTATTATATATGGTCTCCTCCTTTCAGGTGTTGGTGCTGGTATCACCATCGCTGCCGTGAACGTTGGTTTGGGGATGGAAGATAAAACCAGTGCTTTCTATCTTTTCCTGGGAGCATATTTTATTATTGCCTTAGGGTTTTCACTGCAACAAACCGCAGCAAATCCTTTTGCTATTTTGCTGGGAGACCCCGCCAAAGGTTCGCACAGGCTGAACTTTGCAGGTGGTGTGAATTCTTTTGGTACCACTATCGGTCCGCTGGTGATCAGTATCCTCCTCTTCGGCAGAGCTGCTGATGCAGCTGCCAGCAGTGGTGATACAGATATCAGTAAGATCAACGTGCTCTATATAGTATTGGTATGTTTATTCCTGGCTGCTGCCGGTATATTTGCCATCACTAAAATGCCTAAAGGCACAGAAGATGATCATTTTGAAAACTCTTCCAAAGCTACCCGCTCCCTGATAGGTATTGCAGCCATGTTCATCCTGATCACAATAGGTATCTCACAGGAAAAACCTTTGCCGTTCTTCATTGCAGGTATTGTTGGTATCCTGGGTATCCTCTTCTACTCTCAGATCTCTGCCCGTAAATCTTCCGGAGAAGGTTGGGGTGCTATGAAATATCCACAGCTGATCATGGGTATGATCGCCATATTTGTATATGTAGGCGTGGAAGTGAGTGTGGGTAGTAACATGGGAGAACTGTTAAAGAAACCGGGCTTCCTTACCATGGATGGTTTGAAAGAATCTGAAATAGACCCTTACATCGCATTGTTCTGGGGAGGATTGATGGTAGGCAGGTGGACTGGTGCCATCAGCGTTTTCAACATCTCTAAAAGTACCCGCCAGATCTTATCTGTAATAGTACCTTTTGTGGCTTACGGCGTCATCCTTGCTGTGAACCATTTTAAAGGCAATGATATTACCAAACTGTATCCCTTTGCTATCTGCATCGCTATACAGATCCTGGGATTCTTCTATGGCCAGGACAAACCTGCCAAAACCCTGATGACCTTTGGTATCATGGGTACCGCAGCGATGATTGTTGGCTTGTTCACTGAAGGGCAGGTAGCCACTTTCGCTTTCATCAGCGGCGGGCTTTTCTGTTCCGTAATGTGGCCTTGTATCTTCTCCCTGTCTATTGCAGGCCTTGGGAAATACACCGGTCAGGCTTCTTCCTTCCTCATCATGATGATCCTCGGAGGTGCATTAATTCCTCCGGTTCAGGGTGGTTTGGTAGATATTGAAGAAATAGGCATTCATATGTCTTATATTGTGCCGGTTATCTGTTTTGCTTATTTAGCGTTTTTCGCAATTCGTGTAAAATCAATCTTAAAATCCCAAGGAATAGACTATGAGTCAGCAATTAGCGGTGGGCATTGA